In Theileria parva strain Muguga chromosome 4 map unlocalized ctg_529, whole genome shotgun sequence, one DNA window encodes the following:
- a CDS encoding putative integral membrane protein, whose translation MAIKVNWAKTAIASGVVAAAAVLLYFVFKNDDEEEEEYDSYKQTFNSSTMSTSRVEKMTRKECFDLLKKIADSQDETKNLMASLVDDLLTGKLPSKILEVYQRALPAIPNDPLESRGLTLFDLDHLVDKYQNDPSIRECILNIMNMAPAEGDDENISLDELIKVHEFMLSELGKMVSSYRKMPNKDSLDKKALTVALQALISAKVQDKFGYSYSSIDRAVIKNHTDLSMNTKFARLTMQMQSEMSEITGIYN comes from the exons atggCCATCAAAGTCAATTGGGCGAAGACTGCTATCGCATCCG GCGTTGTTGCTGCAGCGGCTGTTTTGCTTTATTTCGTTTTTAAGAACGACGATgaagaagaggaagaaTACGACTCATATAAACAGACTTTCAACTCCTCTACAATGTCAACTAGTAGAGTAGAGAAG ATGACAAGAAAGGAATGTTTtgatttattgaaaaaGATTGCTGATAGTCAAGATGAAACTAAGAACTTGATGGCGTCACTAGTTGATGACCTATTGACCGGCAAACTACCTTCAAAAATTCTTGAAGTGTACCAAAGAGCGCTACCAGCAATTCCAAACGACCCTTTGGAATCAAGAGGGTTAACGCTCTTTGACCTTGATCACCTGGTTGACAAGTACCAAAACGACCCTTCAATCAGGGAGTGCATACTCAACATAATGAACATGGCTCCGGCAGAAGGTGACGATGAGAACATATCTCTCGACGAACTCATCAAGGTTCACGAGTTCATGCTCTCAGAGCTAGGTAAGATGGTATCTTCGTACAGGAAGATGCCGAACAAGGACTCCTTGGATAAGAAGGCACTCACAGTTGCTCTCCAGGCATTAATCTCAGCCAAAGTCCAGGACAAGTTTGGTTACAGCTACTCCTCAATTGACAGAGCTGTCATCAAAAACCACACCGACTTAAGCATGAACACCAAGTTCGCGAGACTCACTATGCAGATGCAGAGCGAAATGTCTGAAATCACAGG GATATACAACTAA
- the RIN1 gene encoding TIP49 C-terminus family protein codes for MEISNDSSSTITEIKSNTLNKKGFGLTKERISVHSHIKGLGVHPSVFNLDTSKLNYDGKDDPKLLSDYENCFNPDCGLIGQFKAREAALIAVDMIKSKKMAGKALLLAGPSGSGKTALAMGIARELSTSAPFTILSSTEVFSTEVKKTEILNEAVRKSIHIVIKDEKQIYEGEVTELTPEEVENPTGGFGILLVNITYKHIYNLILVIIMLFIAKCINGVLVTLKTVKGSKTLRLAPQVHEQLVKEKVSIGDVIFIESGSGQVRRCGRCDVYSTEFDLEVEEYVPLPKGDVLKQKQVVQEVSLNDLDMANSNPSGGSDIVTVLNQYLRPKRTEMTDKLRLEVNKAVNKYVDLGIAEVIPGVLYIDEVHMFDIECFTYLSKVMESPLSPIIILSTNRGISSVRGSDFIEAHGIPADLLDRLLIIKTVPYTIHEMVQILKIRSKVENVPISDQGLKRLGEIGLNSSLRYCIQLISPSNVLRNLEEKSTVEAKHIDEADSLFMDSKTSAQRIVEQSDLFIS; via the exons atggaaaTTTCAAACGATTCCAGCAGTACTATTACtgaaataaaatcaaatacCTTAAATAAAAAAGGTTTTGGCCTGACTAAGGAGAGAATCTCAGTCCACAGTCACATTAAGGGTCTTGGCGTTCATCCTTCTGTTTTTAATCTCGACACATCtaagttaaattatgacGGAAAAGACGACcctaaattattaagtGATTACgaaaattgttttaatcCGGATTGTGGCTTAATTGGTCAATTTAAGGCCAGGGAGGCCGCACTGATTGCCGTTGACATGATAAAATCCAAAAAGATGGCAG gcAAAGCTCTGCTCCTGGCTGGGCCAAGTGGTAGTGGCAAGACTGCTCTTGCCATGGGTATCGCTAGAGAATTGAGCACAAGTGCTCCATTCACAATCTTATCAAGTACTGAAGTATTTAGCACTGAGGTTAAAAAAACTGAGATTTTAAATGAAGCTGTCAGAAAGTCGATTCATATAGTAATTAAGGACGAGAAACAGATTTACGAAGGTGAAGTTACAGAGCTAACACCCGAAGAAGTTGAGAATCCAACTGGAGGATTTGGTATCCTATTAGTCAACATTACATACAAACACATatataacttaattttagtaattataatgttatttatagCCAAATGTATTAATGGAGTACTGGTAACCTTGAAGACTGTTAAAGGATCAAAAACCCTTAGACTAGCACCTCAAGTTCATGAACAACTTGTCAAGGAGAAGGTTTCAATAGGAGATGTTATATTCATAGAATCAGGCTCAG GCCAAGTTAGGAGATGCGGGAGGTGTGATGTTTATTCTACTGAATTTGACTTGGAAGTTGAGGAGTATGTTCCACTTCCAAAGGGCGATGTTCTTAAACAGAAACAAGTTGTCCAGGAGGTTTCGCTGAATGATCTTGATATGGCAAATTCAAATCCATCA gGTGGAAGTGATATAGTTACAGTGCTTAACCAATATTTGAGGCCTAAACGTACTGAAATGACTGACAAGTTGAGACTTGAGGTTAACAAGGCAGTGAACAAGTACGTAGACCTGGGAATCGCAGAAGTAATACCTGGGGTATTATACATTGACGAGGTCCACATGTTTGATATTGAGTGTTTCACATACTTAAGCAAGGTTATGGAATCCCCTCTATCTCCAATTATCATCCTCTCAACCAATCGTGGA ATAAGTAGTGTTCGAGGAAGTGATTTTATAGAGGCGCATGGGATCCCGGCAGATTTATTGGACCGTCTGCTCATTATAAAAACAGTTCCATACACAATACATGAG ATGGTgcaaatattaaaaataaggAGTAAAGTCGAGAATGTACCCATTAGTGACCAGGGTTTGAAAAGACTAGGTGAAATCGGCTTAAACTCTAGTCTTAGGTATTGCATTCAGCTGATATCTCCGTCCAATGTCCTGAGGAATCTTGAGGAAAAGTCGACTGTTGAGGCTAAACATATAGATGAGGCAGACTCGCTATTCATGGATTCCAAAACCTCAGCACAGAGAATTGTGGAGCAGTCTGACCTGTTcatttcataa